One genomic region from Rattus norvegicus strain BN/NHsdMcwi chromosome 10, GRCr8, whole genome shotgun sequence encodes:
- the LOC120095168 gene encoding zinc finger protein OZF-like has translation MSHLSQQRILSGGSPFACKVCGILFSHKSNLTEHEHFHNREKPFECNECGKAFSQKQYVIKHQNTHTGEKLFECNDCGKSFSQKENLLTHQKIHTGEKPFECKDCGKAFIQKSNLIRHQRTHTGEKPFICKECGKTFSGKSNLTEHEKIHIGEKPFKCNECGTAFGQKKYLIKHQNIHTGEKPYECNECGKAFSQRTSLIVHVRIHSGDKPYECNVCGKAFSQSSSLTVHVRSHTGEKPYGCNECGKAFSQFSTLALHLRIHTGKKPYQCSECGKAFSQKSHHIRHQKIHTH, from the coding sequence ATGTCACACCTCAGTCAGCAGAGGATTTTAAGTGGGGGAAGCCCCTTTGCCTGTAAGGTATGTGGAATACTCTTTAGCCACAAGTCGAATCTTACAGAGCACGAGCATTTTCATAATAGAGAGAAGCCTTTCGAATGTAAcgagtgtgggaaagcctttagCCAGAAGCAGTATGTCATTAAGCATCAGAACACTCACACCGGAGAGAAGCTCTTCGAGTGTAATGATTGTGGGAAATCCTTTAGCCAGAAGGAAAACTTGCTTACCCATCAGAagattcacactggagagaagcctttTGAGTGCAAAGACTGTGGGAAAGCTTTCATTCAGAAGTCAAACCTCATCAGACATCAGAGAACTCACACGGGAGAGAAGCCCTTCATATGTAAGGAGTGTGGGAAAACCTTTAGCGGCAAATCAAATCTTACTGAGCACGAGAAGATTCATATTGGTGAGAAACCCTTTAAGTGTAATGAGTGTGGAACAGCGTTCGGCCAGAAGAAGTACCTGATAAAGCATCAGAACATCCACACCGGAGAGAAACCGTATGAGTGCAATGAGTGCGGAAAGGCCTTCTCTCAGCGAACGTCACTCATTGTGCACGTGAGAATTCATTCAGGCGATAAGCCGTATGAATGCAATGTATGTGGGAAAGCCTTCTCTCAGAGTTCGTCTCTAACCGTGCATGTGAGGAGCCACACGGGTGAGAAACCCTATGGCTGCAATGAATGTGGGAAGGCCTTTTCTCAGTTCTCAACCCTGGCCCTGCATCTGAGAATCCACACAGGTAAGAAGCCTTATCAGTGCAGTGAGTGTGGGAAGGCCTTCAGCCAGAAGTCCCATCACATCAGACACCAGAAAATCCATACTCACTAA